The DNA segment GTTTTCCTAACTCGTCCCCTAGCCTGTAGCCAATCCTGAATCGCTTCTAGGGTAGCCAAACCTAACTCAATTTTCTCCTTCTCGGTGCCGCGACCCTTACCGTGTATCCACAGACAACGGTTATCAACATCCAAGTCCGCAACATTGGCATTAGAAATTTCACCCCGTCGCAACGCATTTGACCAGAGCAGCCGGAAGATGGCGTAATCGCGTTTACCTTTGAGGGTAGAGCGATCGCACAATTCCAGAAGCGTTTTCATTTGGTCAGTGGGAATACCGGAAGTGTCAGTGTAGCGGCGGACTTTCTCGTTTTTGATATCAGCCAGAGTGAATTTACAACGGCCAATGGTGCGGGCATAGTTAACTAAGGATTTAATCGCAGCAAGACGACGGTTAACGGTAGATTCTTTCAGACCCTTGTTAATTAAGTGTTGACGGTAGTTGAGAACCAGGGCCAGAGCATCAAACTGTTCTAAAGCTAGGAATTCCCTAACTAACTCCGGTGTCGGGTCACTATGGGCAATGAAACTAAAGAAATCTCGTAAATCCTTAGCATAGGCTTGACGGGTTTCGATACTGCGCTTATTGGCGAGTAAATCTCCCAAAATGTCAGAATTCGCTGAAAGATTACGGAAAAGTTTCTTACCTTTGGCAATGAGTCCAGACATATTGATTTATTTGCTATTCCTGCTATTCGTTATGCTATCCGTTATGCTATCCATTTTGCTATCCGCTATGCTATTCGTTATGCTATTCGTTATGCTATTCGTTACGTTATGGGGTCAAGGAAAGACTCGGCTGTAGAGAAAGTCTCAGGGAAAGTGTAAGGAATGTAACGAGTTGGGTCAATTGATAAATTCCCAAACCCTGAAAAAATGAACAAAGCAGTTGCTCAAAAGGAGAAGCCTCGATATTTGCCTTAAAAACGGAAAAACCGCCCCTGATGAGGCAGTTGTGATTTTAAGGTTGACAATAACTGATGGTTGTTTAAGAGGCAGCAAAAGCAATCATGAGCAGGGAAGTTACCAGGAGGACAGCAGCAGCGCCTTGAAGTGCATAGCGACTTTGCTGTTCGGGTGAGGGGTACTCAGCAAAATAAAGTTGGGGTTCGGTAGCGTAGTTATTCAAAATACCGTTTTCGTTGGTGGTGTACATGGTGTTTTTCCTTGAACTTGCTTGGGTATGTAAATTAATGTAACGCAATGTTAAAGATTGTAACAGTGACTTGACTCAACAACTGAGGTGATGTTAATCACAGGAGGTTTTGGGGTGAATTAATTAAAATTCCAGAAGGAAGATTTAGAGTTATATGGGTCAATCTGTAATCCTTGATATTTTCTGGAAGGTAAAGACTATCTCAAGGGTTTTGGTAAGTGGTTAAAGGGCAGACAATCATAAGCTAGTTGATCAAACTAAAGTAGTGTAAAATATTCCTTTCATTGTTATAGGTAAAATAGACATTAGACAAGTTGCCATTTCTTAACTCCATAACCCACCATGAATCAAAAAACCTATCAACTTCCTCTAACCTTCGAGCAAATTCTTAACCTTGTCCTCCAACTTACAGCACAAGAACAGGAACAACTTATTCAACAAATCAAGAAAAACTCTCCCAAAAATCAAAATGGAGACTTACTGAGTGTTTGTGACCGAATCGGCAGAAATGCCCAAGCCAAAGGACTAACCGAAGACATCCTAGAAGAATTACTCGCCGATGAATCCTAAACTCATTGTTATAGACACTAATGTTTTACTGAGTGCTGCCCTGAGTCCAAATGGAACAGCCCGTCAAGCCTTAGATAAAGCTTATCAACACTTTAAAATCGCTCAAAGTAAAGAAACTTACAAAGAATTAAAAACCCGAATTTACAAATCTAAATTCAATAAATATATTTCGGATCAAGACCGAGAACAATTTTTAGAAGTCGTTAAAAAATCTAGCCAATTTATAGAGATTACATCGGAAATCAACATCTGTAGAGATCCAGACGATAATAAATTTTTAGAACTGACTAAAGATTGTAACGCTGAATATTTAATCACCGGAGATCAAGATTTGTTATCCCTCAAAACCTTAGCCGAATATCAAAACCAGATTATAACTCCCAGGGATTTTCTAGCTGTTGATTAGTTCACATTGATAAAGGATAATATTTAACAACTTGCTCAGGAGTCAGACAACATCCGATTCAATGAGTCCAGACGATAAAATTAAGGAAAGTGATCGCTATCCTTACCTTGCAAGTCTTGGGTTATAGACGAGGTAGACTAATTTTCAATGATTGCTCTCAATGTCCCCATAGCGACTTCTCAGCTTCTCCCTCGTATTTTAGTGGTGACTTCTTGCACTGGAGAAAAGCTCTACAGCCCAAAAAACCAGTTAACACTGGCAGATTTCCAAGATCCAGTTCGGCTCCAAAAGCGATCTGAAGAACTCTCGGCTTATCAAGTTCCAGCAAGGCAAATGTATACTGGAACCCAACATTTACAAGTGATGGAAGGGGTCGAGAAGTTACGACGCTCTTTTGGAACTCAGGTGGTGAATGTTGTTATTGTTAGTGCTGGGTATGGCTTAATTTGGGAAAATCAAGAAATTGTCCCCTATGAAGTAACGTTTCAGAACATGAATAATTCTGAAATTGATGAGTGGGCTAATACTTTAGAGATTCATACCCAATTAGAATCTACAATTTCCAATTATGACTTAGTGTTTTTCCTATTAGGAGCCAACTATCTTCGTTCCCTTGCATTACCTTTTAAATCTAGATCTGATCAAACTTTTATTTTTTTAGCGTCTGGGAGTAGTCAGCAGTTTATTTCCGTACCAAATTCAAAAAAATTTATTTTACCGTTATCCAATGCAGAAGCTAAAAAATATAGCTATGGTTTAGTTGGCTTAAAAGGATTTTTATTTAAACAATTTGCTTTTAAAGTTGTTCATGATTCCAAATTGCTACAAACCGTTACTCATCAACCGGAAAGTTTGGGAAAAATTTTAGATACTCAACCTATACAACTTGAACTGCCTTTAAGCTTACCCAAAGTTTCCCCTCAACAGAAGCAGAAATCAAAAAAATCTAAGGGAAGATACTCAGATGGATTAATATCTATTCCTCATTTACCGCCTGCGCCTAATATTTCCTTGGGAATGCAATATTTTATTCCTGAATGGGATGATCGGGTAGATCCAAATTTTAATTTTAAAACAGATACTTTAACCCCGAAAAGAGAACCCTATGAAGATTGGTATGCTCATCAAATTTATCCTCAACCTAACTATGATGGAATTTTAGTCTCTAAGGTTGTCGTAGATAAAAGCCGGAAAAAGAAAAACTATGTTGAAGAATTCGGAATTCATAAAGCTTTACGATATCAAGGAGAAATTTTAGGAGATTGCGGTGCTTTTGGTTATATTAAGGAAGAAAAACCTCCTTATAAAACAGAAGAAATTTTGGATTATTATACTGGCTTAGGTTTTAATTATGGTGTCAGTATAGATCACTTAATCGTAGGGGATTTTGCTAAACCTGGAAGTCGAGAGTTTCGATTTGGCTTAACCTTAGACAATGCTTTAGATTTTATTGAAAAATGCCGAGAACGAGGATACGAAAAATTTACCCCCATTGGTGCGGCTCAAGGATGGAGTCCTGAATCCTATGCTGAAGCGGTTAAAGAACTGATTAATATGGGTTATGAGTATATTGCTTTAGGGGGAATGGCTCGAACGCCTAGTCAAGATATTATAGATGTTTTAATTAAAATTCAACCTTATTTAAAATCAACAACACGGTTACATTTATTTGGTGTCGCTCGACTAGATGCAATCCCAGCATTTCGCCATTTAGGTGTTACCAGCTTTGATTCCTCTGGCCCTTTAAGGAGTGCTTGGTTAGATCCTGATGCCAATTATCAAACTATAACAGGAAAAACCTATGCCGCAGTTCGGATTCCTCCTGTTGGTAAGAATGGTTTGCGTGTTAAGCAAGTTGTAGATGCTGGTATAGCAGAGCGGGAGGAGTTAAAAAAGTTAGAGCAAAACTCTCTCAATGCGATTCGAGAATATGACAAAGGTAGGTACTCTTTAGAAGAAACATTAGAGGTTTTATTAGCTTATGATTACCTGTTGGAACTTCCTCGAAATGGTAAAGTTAGTCCCGTTGCTGCGGAAAGACGACAACGCCAGCACGCTATAATGTATCGAGAACTTTTGGAAGATCAACCCTGGAAAAAATGTGATTGTGTGATTTGTCAAGAACTAGGAGTTGAAGTAGCTATCTTTCGAGGAAATGATAGAAATCGCCGCCGAGGATTTCATAATACTTATGTTTTTTATAAACGCTTTAAAGCATTAATCCAAAGCTTGCAGAACAAGTTAGATTAATTTTAAAATTATTGATTTAGGATATAATAAATTTATCGGAATATCCTGCTAACCGATAATGAATTTTATCTAAAATATGTTAATCACAGATGGTTTAGATAGAGAATTTTTACCTGTTTTTTCTCTCAATGACTTTCGATTGCTTAAAAGGTTAGATAATCTTGAAGGAAATTATGGGATTTTAGCTCCTATCTCTTGCTATCCCAAACTGTTACATCGAATTCGAGAGAGAGGCAAACCTTTTTTTATTGATAGTAATATTTTTAAGAATTATGAGTATCCTTGGTATCAACAGCTTCAATGTGAATTTAAACAGGGACGTTGGATTAGAGAATATCGGTTAGCCGATGAAAATCTATTACGTCAAAAAGTCAGAGATTATTTAGCAAAGTGTGATCAGTTTAGTCCTGATTATGTTTTTGCTCTCGATATTCTAGGTGAACCTTTATTGTCGCTTTATTTAGCTCGATTGAGTTGGGAAGAATATTGGCAAAAATCGAGAAGTTATAACTTAATTGGGGTTGTTCAAGTGGGATATTCTCTCTACAATTGGGCAAAACCATTGATTCCGCAACTTGACTCGTTACCTCCCCATTACAACTCTCCTAAAAGCTTTCTAGGAACTTTAATCAGTGAATACCGTAACATAGGTTATCAACATATTGCTTTAGGGGGTCTATTAAAACTTGAAAAAACGATATCAACAGGTTTGAGATTTGGTTTATTACCCCATGAACTCGATGAACTTTTGAGTTGGAGCCGACCTAATTTTGTACTGGGAGGATTAGCTTTAGGTCGTGTAGAAGTCTTAAGAAAACACCGAGTTTGGGCTGATTCAACGGGTTGGTTATGGTGGGATGCTCGTTATGAACCAGAAAGGTTTAGTCAGCGTAATGCTTTACAGGAAGTCTCGGCTTTTAACTAAACTGAAATAGGCACTAAACCCACAAACTCGCATAGAATTTTATGGCAAGCACTGATAGTAGTTTTGGTATTGGAAATAATGGGTTCTCCGCTACCTCCAATACTGGTAACACCTCGTTCATGCCATAACTGATTATTTTTCTGCCAATCAATTTCCCGTAATCGACTTAACCATTTAATTAGTTCCTCACTCGGTACATTTTCTTTATAAAGATCATGAGCTAACATTCCCAAAGCTTGGAACACAACTGCCGATACTGCTAATGACTCCTGTTTTGTTTCAAAGCGCTCTTCTGGGTTTTGAGGTCTCCAAGGATCATCAGGAAGAATTGAGGCAACTCCTGCCCAAAATGTTGCCGTCCAATCCATTAAAGGTTCTAAATTATCCTTAGATTTAAGATGAGGAAATGTATATTGAGTCGCCTTGACTAAGGTTGAGAAAGTTAGCAATTTAGAACTTTTTCCCAAGTTATTTTCCACCATTTCTACATTATTACGAAATTGGGGAACTCGCTCTAATAGATTTTTAGCAATTAAAACGAAAGGCGAGCGGCGATCAAAGGTATGGGACAGGGATACGCTAGGTCTTTGCACTAACAGGTTTTGATCACGAAATGCTTGCCGTTCATCTTCTAGGGACAGTCCCGCATACAATAAAACTCCTACCTCTAGTTGAGAAACAGGGGTAGGGTTTAGCAGGGGATGATCTTCAATCTCTTTGAGAGCCAGACGAATACCGAAGCATCGATGTTGACCGTCGGTGAGTCGCAGAGATACGGAATGGTAAGGAAGAGAGATATATCCATTCTGATAAACAGGTGCAGGTTGGACATTAACGCAAATCGGCGGGAAAAATGTTGTGCCATCTTCATAAGTTTCCAAAATGTATTGAGCGATCGCTTTAACACGGGTTGGGTTCAGTTTCCGTTGAGCTAAGTCCGGTAAATCAGGATCATTGGGGACATAAAGATGGTTGTCATTCAGTAACCGGGCAATATCGCCAAACGTTAGCGTCCCTACATAACTTTGATGCTCCTCTTTTGACCCACGCTGCACAGGAACAGCCTTCATCACAAGCTCCATAATTAATTCCTCGTTTTGCAAAGGTAAACCACATAGCTTGTAACCATGTATACATGGTGGCAAGTATCCTGTCAAGACCACTAAAATACAAAGGTTATTTATTGATAGAAGGAATAAGCTTTGCCTTCAACAGTTCGTGTTCCAGTTGACCTTTACGAAGATCTTCGCCAAATCCGACTTTCACTCGAAAGCAAATATCATGGTGCTGCACCTACTATACAAGACCTAGTTAGTGTTGCTATGAGGCGTTTTATATTGGATTGGAAAAATCCTGATATTAAAAGTGAACTGCTAACAGAATTATTAGAAAGCCGTAAAGTAGCTCGTTCTCAAATGGGAAATAAAAAAGAGGAAACGAGCTAAATTTTTATTCTAACAAAAGTGGCTACAAAATAATCTTGTAGTTAATTGATTAAAGAAATCTTTTAATAAATTCCACCCAGTATCATAACCAGGCTAATTCAATCATGCCACTGACTTACAATGATTTTCGAGTTTGTGTTCAAGCTTCCGTAACTAAATTTACGCAAGGATGGTTGAATAATGAACAGAATGATGCAGTTATAGCGCCACCATCACCACCAGTATTTATTGTCGCTGGGCCAGGTACAGGAAAAACTACTGTATTAGCTCTACGGGTACTCAAACATATCTTTGTTGATGGGTTTTCGCCTAATAGTATTATGGCAACAACGTTTACAAAGAAAGCTGCATCAGAATTGCGATCGCGTATTTTGTCATGGGGAGTAGCAACTCAACAAGAAGCGATACGCCAAGCTCAAACTAATGGGAATTCGCAGAGAGCCCAATGGCTCCGGTCTCTTGATATTAATCAGGTAAAAACTGGAACTCTGGATTCTTTAGCTGAAGAAATGATAACTGATGATCGCCGTCCTGGTGAAATTACACCTACTGTAATTGAAAGCTTTATGGCAAAAGGATTGTTGCGAAAGAATGTAATGTTCTTAAGGGGACGACATAATAACAATACATTAACAACACACTTAAACAACTTTAACAATCAATATTTTGGTATTAACTCTTTGAGTAGTAAGCTCAAAGTTTGCCATTCGTTTGCAGATAGAGTCTTACATGATGCCGTAGATATTAATAGTTATTCAACCCAAGGTCAAGGACATCAAATACTTGCAGATATTGTAAATGATTATCACAATTATCTCATAACTCATCAGCTTATGGATTTTGCTCTTCTTGAGCAAGAAATACTTAATCGTCTTCAAGGAAGAAGATTACAGTCAACAACGCAAAATCTAAGGGCATTATTAGTTGATGAGTTTCAAGATACCAACTATCTTCAAGAGCAAATCTACTATCTCCTATGTCAAAACTCCGATGCAGCCCTTACAGTAGTAGGAGATGATGATCAATCCATTTATCGTTTTCGAGGAGCTACGGTTGAGATTTGCGCTAATTTTTCTAATCGAATCCAAACGGTTTTAGGAACTCAATGGAACCCGATCCGAATCAACTTAATTAATAATTATCGTTCCACTGAAAGAATTGTTGAATTATTCAATCACTTTATTGCAGCAGATCCAAATTTTCAAGGCGCACGTGTTCCCAATAAACAAGCTTGTATTGCTTCTGCTAATTGGGTTAGTAACCCAAGCCAGAATATTCCAGTTTTAGGAATTTTTCGCAAAGACGTACAAATACTGGCTAATGTTATTAGTACACTATTAAATGATATTTTTCGTGATAATGGAAGAACTATAACTATCTCAGGAAATCAACAATTTACTATTCAATGTAATTCTAATGGTGGTGATTTTGGAGATGCAGTTTTATTAGCTGGTAAAGTACAGGAAACAAAATATAATGGAAATCCACGTTTACCTTTACTGATTCGTCAACAGCTTCGGAATTCTGGGGTAGATGTATTTAACCCTAGAGGTCGTGATTTTGCTACTATTCCAGAAGTTATGCAATGTCTTGGAATTATGCTTGAGTGCATTGATCCTAATGGAAGACTTCAAAACTCAATTACAAGTATCAAACAAGGAACTAGAAATACCCTGAACAATTGGCGAACTGCTGGGATACAATTTGCTCAATCTAATCCAGTACCTAATCAACCTAATACTAACAGCCTTCAACAATTTCTTGCTGACTGGGCTAATCGAAACGCACCAAATATGAGTCGCTGGCCTAGTGAATGGCCTTTGTTAGAATTGTTATTTACGGTTGTTACTTGGTTTCCTCTTTTTCAAAGAAGCCCAGAAGGGCAAATTTATGTTGAAACTATCGCTCGTACAATTGTTGAAGCTAGTCAAGTCTCTAAATATCGATCTGCAATTTTATCAGGTACAAATTATGATGATAATTCTGTTAAAGATGCAATTAGAGAAGTTTTTGAACCAATTGCTGAAGGGGATGTAGATGTAGATGAAGAAATTATGCCCTACGTTCCTAGATCTGTTTTTCCAATTATGACGATTCACCAAGCTAAAGGATTAGAATTTCCTTTAGTAATTGTTGATGTTGGTAGTGATTTTGCCACAAACCATAAAGAACAAAGATATGTTCGTTTTCCTGACCAAACTTCTGATTTACATCTTACAGAGGATGAAATCGCTAATTTTTCCCCTGTAGGCCAAGCCAGATTACAACGAACAGGAATCGATAGAGCTTTTGATGATCTTACAAGACAGTATTTTGTTGCTAAGAGCCGACCTCAAAATATTTTGATTCTTGTTGGATTAAGAACTCAATTGACATCGAGACCAAAACAAAATTCTTATCAAGTCCCATCCGTTGCTACAGGGGATCTAAGGAACGGTGGACGTACATATCAATTCATAGATGCTGTCAATTGGACACCTAATCATCCAGCTAATACCATTATATTAATTTAGGAGAATACTATGCAACTTCCAAGCCGAGATCTTCCTTTTGAAGTCCCTAAATATAGCCTAACTGGAGATGTTTTATCTTATCAAAGATGTGGACTACAATATCGTTACTATAATCGTAGTTCTCTTCCACCATCTCGTCCTGTTCAGCTTTGGACAGGTGAATTTGTACATGGAATGATGGAAGAGATGTATCTTCATTGGCAGCAAAATCGTACCCCTTTTCCTTGGCCTTCTAATCAAACTCCTTGGGGGGGAAGCTTTTCCACTTCACCTAATCCCAATAGAGTTAATTATGATCTAGGTGTATTAGGAGATCAAGTAGAGGCTCGACTTAGAGCATCTGGCAAAACTCCACGAAATAGAGAGGCTAGAGATTCTGCATATCGTCGTGTTGAAGCAGCGATGAACTTACTTGTACCTCATTTATTTCCGCTTATCACTGCGGTAGAAGAAAAGTTGAGTAGTACAAGGCTAATGCCTATTGCTGGCATTAATGCTCCCCCAGGACAACAACCTCGCGGTGATCGATATGAACTTACGGGGGTGGTTGATGTTATATCCAGTGTTTCATTAATTTCACAACAGGATAATCCATTAGTACAAATGATTAATAGTCAAATTCCAGGGCTATCTGGTCAATTTGATGTGATTGTAGATTACAAAGCAGCACGTCGCCCCCCAATGACACCACCTCCTAATAGCAAACCCTATTGGCAACATGAAGCTTGGCAAGTACAAACCTATGCTTGGCTTCGCGCCCAACAACCTAATACTAATCCTGTGAGGGCAGGAATACTAATCTATGTAAATGAATTATCTCCCTCTCAGACTGATTTAAACGAATTAAAGCGAGAAATTAACCAGGGATTAACAGATATTTTCCCTAGTTCTGGTAGTGCTGACGATTACGCATTAGGTACTTGGCAATCAGGTTATGGTCAACCTCTTCCAAGTTTTACAAATAGTTTTCTATTACAAAGAGCAATCAGAATTGTTTCTGTTGACCATACAGAAATTAATCAAGCAGTTACCGAAATAGACAATGTAATTGCTCGAATAGAAGGATGCGCTCTACATGAAAATGTGACAGGAAATATTCCTAATAATTGGAATGCTGATGGTGGTGATGGTGACTGCGATGCCTGCGATTTCCGTCGATTTTGTCCGAGTCCAGCATCAACTCGTCAAACGGGGCAACCTCCTCGCCCACCAGTTGCTCCTGGTTAATTATTGACTTTTATTGAGTTAAAATTGGGGTAAAAGCAAATGTCTTGGGAAAACCTTGAAAACATACTTAGTCTGTTACTTACTGAATTAAACCAGCAAAATTCCGTACAATCTCCCCAAGAGATTTGGGATTCCTATCAAAGTCAAATTCAATCTCTTATCGGTGAACACCCTCAAGAATTTGTTACCTTGTTAATTCACTAACTTCAAACTGTAACCCTAACATTTGAAATGTGGGCATCTGATAACGGTAAGAATCATTTCCTAGAAACGTGACATTGGAGCCAAGAAAAGATAAGTTTCCTTCTCTGGTAAAACTTGTAAATATGACGTTTGTGAGATGATTTATTTTTTAAGATCAGTTTGTGCATTCTTTCTTAGATTAGAAATCATCATCAAACCCATGTTTTAATGGGTCTGAAGTTAGTGATCGCCTCGCTTTTGATGAACATAGTGCATTTTTTTCTCTTTTATCAGGTTCTTACAGCTAATTTTTTTGAATTGCATAACAGAAATGACCGATCACAGGAGGATTTTTTTCCATTAATTCCGTTGTCAGAGTTTTTAATCCTTTCAAAAAATCAGATAAATTATGAGTTTTTGAACCATCATTTTCACCATTTTCAATGGAAACACTCCACTCTTCCCACCAAGCCGGTTCTTGTAAACTCTTAGCTACCACATCAACAGTGAACAAATAAATTCCGGGTTCTGGGAAAGAGTCAGGTCTAAGAGTAGTGACAAAACTCAACTGATTATCAGTTTGTTTCCATTCATTGAGTTGCAGTGCTGTTTTTGCTGGAGAGTTATTAGATTGATCTTTAAATTGTTTTTCCCATATATCAAAAGCTTTAATTTTGAAGTTAACATCAATAGAATTAGGCTCTAGGGTTAAAGCGTAGTTTACAGGATTCAAAACAACGTTATAATTAATTTTAAATTCTTCAGTAGAATTTCTATCTATTTCCCAAAGCTGAAAATTTTCATTGTTCTCTACTTCTACTGATATTTTACCATTATTAAGAGAATGGGGTTGCTTTAAGTCTTGTGGGAGTGGTTGTTCAGCCTCACTAATAGAGAAGGGTTTACTGACTAGATTCTCTGGGGAAAAAATGATGAATTTGCTGTCTTCTAGTAACTGACCTCCATCACGTTTGAGTTTGTCAAAATAGTAACTAATATCCTTGTAAGGCCCTAAAAATAGAATATAAAAGGGACGAAATTGTTCAGGCTTTTTCCCTTCAGTTGTATAAGGAAAGGTTTCTAATGTGTTTCCTACCTCGTGGTATACAGTACCGTTAAATTCACTTTTGATTGCTACAATACCAACTGCATATCCTTTTCTTTCCTGATTGAGATAAGTT comes from the Planktothrix serta PCC 8927 genome and includes:
- a CDS encoding UvrD-helicase domain-containing protein, whose product is MPLTYNDFRVCVQASVTKFTQGWLNNEQNDAVIAPPSPPVFIVAGPGTGKTTVLALRVLKHIFVDGFSPNSIMATTFTKKAASELRSRILSWGVATQQEAIRQAQTNGNSQRAQWLRSLDINQVKTGTLDSLAEEMITDDRRPGEITPTVIESFMAKGLLRKNVMFLRGRHNNNTLTTHLNNFNNQYFGINSLSSKLKVCHSFADRVLHDAVDINSYSTQGQGHQILADIVNDYHNYLITHQLMDFALLEQEILNRLQGRRLQSTTQNLRALLVDEFQDTNYLQEQIYYLLCQNSDAALTVVGDDDQSIYRFRGATVEICANFSNRIQTVLGTQWNPIRINLINNYRSTERIVELFNHFIAADPNFQGARVPNKQACIASANWVSNPSQNIPVLGIFRKDVQILANVISTLLNDIFRDNGRTITISGNQQFTIQCNSNGGDFGDAVLLAGKVQETKYNGNPRLPLLIRQQLRNSGVDVFNPRGRDFATIPEVMQCLGIMLECIDPNGRLQNSITSIKQGTRNTLNNWRTAGIQFAQSNPVPNQPNTNSLQQFLADWANRNAPNMSRWPSEWPLLELLFTVVTWFPLFQRSPEGQIYVETIARTIVEASQVSKYRSAILSGTNYDDNSVKDAIREVFEPIAEGDVDVDEEIMPYVPRSVFPIMTIHQAKGLEFPLVIVDVGSDFATNHKEQRYVRFPDQTSDLHLTEDEIANFSPVGQARLQRTGIDRAFDDLTRQYFVAKSRPQNILILVGLRTQLTSRPKQNSYQVPSVATGDLRNGGRTYQFIDAVNWTPNHPANTIILI
- the psb34 gene encoding photosystem II assembly protein Psb34, whose amino-acid sequence is MYTTNENGILNNYATEPQLYFAEYPSPEQQSRYALQGAAAVLLVTSLLMIAFAAS
- a CDS encoding putative toxin-antitoxin system toxin component, PIN family, giving the protein MNPKLIVIDTNVLLSAALSPNGTARQALDKAYQHFKIAQSKETYKELKTRIYKSKFNKYISDQDREQFLEVVKKSSQFIEITSEINICRDPDDNKFLELTKDCNAEYLITGDQDLLSLKTLAEYQNQIITPRDFLAVD
- a CDS encoding PD-(D/E)XK nuclease family protein, translated to MQLPSRDLPFEVPKYSLTGDVLSYQRCGLQYRYYNRSSLPPSRPVQLWTGEFVHGMMEEMYLHWQQNRTPFPWPSNQTPWGGSFSTSPNPNRVNYDLGVLGDQVEARLRASGKTPRNREARDSAYRRVEAAMNLLVPHLFPLITAVEEKLSSTRLMPIAGINAPPGQQPRGDRYELTGVVDVISSVSLISQQDNPLVQMINSQIPGLSGQFDVIVDYKAARRPPMTPPPNSKPYWQHEAWQVQTYAWLRAQQPNTNPVRAGILIYVNELSPSQTDLNELKREINQGLTDIFPSSGSADDYALGTWQSGYGQPLPSFTNSFLLQRAIRIVSVDHTEINQAVTEIDNVIARIEGCALHENVTGNIPNNWNADGGDGDCDACDFRRFCPSPASTRQTGQPPRPPVAPG
- a CDS encoding DNA sulfur modification protein DndB is translated as MELVMKAVPVQRGSKEEHQSYVGTLTFGDIARLLNDNHLYVPNDPDLPDLAQRKLNPTRVKAIAQYILETYEDGTTFFPPICVNVQPAPVYQNGYISLPYHSVSLRLTDGQHRCFGIRLALKEIEDHPLLNPTPVSQLEVGVLLYAGLSLEDERQAFRDQNLLVQRPSVSLSHTFDRRSPFVLIAKNLLERVPQFRNNVEMVENNLGKSSKLLTFSTLVKATQYTFPHLKSKDNLEPLMDWTATFWAGVASILPDDPWRPQNPEERFETKQESLAVSAVVFQALGMLAHDLYKENVPSEELIKWLSRLREIDWQKNNQLWHERGVTSIGGSGEPIISNTKTTISACHKILCEFVGLVPISV
- the dpdA gene encoding tRNA-guanine transglycosylase DpdA gives rise to the protein MIALNVPIATSQLLPRILVVTSCTGEKLYSPKNQLTLADFQDPVRLQKRSEELSAYQVPARQMYTGTQHLQVMEGVEKLRRSFGTQVVNVVIVSAGYGLIWENQEIVPYEVTFQNMNNSEIDEWANTLEIHTQLESTISNYDLVFFLLGANYLRSLALPFKSRSDQTFIFLASGSSQQFISVPNSKKFILPLSNAEAKKYSYGLVGLKGFLFKQFAFKVVHDSKLLQTVTHQPESLGKILDTQPIQLELPLSLPKVSPQQKQKSKKSKGRYSDGLISIPHLPPAPNISLGMQYFIPEWDDRVDPNFNFKTDTLTPKREPYEDWYAHQIYPQPNYDGILVSKVVVDKSRKKKNYVEEFGIHKALRYQGEILGDCGAFGYIKEEKPPYKTEEILDYYTGLGFNYGVSIDHLIVGDFAKPGSREFRFGLTLDNALDFIEKCRERGYEKFTPIGAAQGWSPESYAEAVKELINMGYEYIALGGMARTPSQDIIDVLIKIQPYLKSTTRLHLFGVARLDAIPAFRHLGVTSFDSSGPLRSAWLDPDANYQTITGKTYAAVRIPPVGKNGLRVKQVVDAGIAEREELKKLEQNSLNAIREYDKGRYSLEETLEVLLAYDYLLELPRNGKVSPVAAERRQRQHAIMYRELLEDQPWKKCDCVICQELGVEVAIFRGNDRNRRRGFHNTYVFYKRFKALIQSLQNKLD
- a CDS encoding tyrosine-type recombinase/integrase — translated: MSGLIAKGKKLFRNLSANSDILGDLLANKRSIETRQAYAKDLRDFFSFIAHSDPTPELVREFLALEQFDALALVLNYRQHLINKGLKESTVNRRLAAIKSLVNYARTIGRCKFTLADIKNEKVRRYTDTSGIPTDQMKTLLELCDRSTLKGKRDYAIFRLLWSNALRRGEISNANVADLDVDNRCLWIHGKGRGTEKEKIELGLATLEAIQDWLQARGRVRKTAPLFCTLDPCTKGHRLGGWGIYDLVREFSQKAGISKPMSPHRIRHSSITAALDATGGDVRRVQKLSRHHDLNTLMIYDDNRKNAQGEITNLLDDLV